The window ATCGGGACaagcgggcatgaaacgtagtgtCCCCCggcaaagggacgttagtacaaataatgtaccgagtatgtaaggaatgaaaatcagtaaacaagaCATGAgggaaatatggagtaaaagactcgacatgtatgtctgaataactctgtgaaccattaatatttataatgtcatgcatatgcatacaaatgtcataccatgcttaggtatatgcattcataacatcatcaagcctctgagggcatcccatcatatcatctcagccactatgggcaaatcatcaacgtatactagctgataaggtagtggtgcatatataacgccgtaacctttttccatatcccatatacatataatgtacatatatacgcgtatataacgccatctggtcatgggtcaatgtacatgtataaatgaatgcaatgcatgaccAAATGAATAAATGCaatattcatttatacatgtacattgacccaaaacatatggcgttatatacacatatatatgtacattatatatatatatatgggatataggaaaaggttacggcgttatatacgcaccaccacctgatcagctggtatacgttgatgatttgtggccgagatgatatgatgggatgccctcagaggcttgatgatgttatgaatgcatatacctaagaatggtatgaaatttatacgcatatgcatgacattgtaattattaatgattcacagagttattcagacatacatgtcgagtcttttactatatgtttctctcatgtctattgtttactgatttttattccttacattcGGTACCTTagttgtactgatgtccctttgccaggggacgctgcgtttcatgcccgcatgtcccgatagataggttgatagtcctccaagtaggctatcagctcagcggaagttgttggtgcgctccatttgctccgaagttgcttatgtggtcagtatgattaggacatgtattgattactATGGaggggccctgtcctgacctttatgacatttatatactcttagatgcttgtagacatatgtcgtgtacgtgaaagattatacggccttgtcgtcctatgttcagtgtaattttggtcttataggccagtatgtcatatgtataagtttgtattccctcatgctttactatggttcatttacctatgatagaatgatacgaaagatacgttacattggtactgggttcagtaaggtaccgggtgcccattgcGGCCCATCTGTTTGGGTCGCGACAGGCATGAGGGCCTCCGctactgctggaatctccctcttgATTGGCCctactggtggggtcccctgctaccctgattgggcctgaaatgacTCCCCTGCTACTGACTGGGCCCTGCTGGtagtgcactggctgaagactgagaaAAATattgggatggccctgatgaccctcccctaaaagctgATCTTCCCACGCCAAATGAATCCCCAAAgatgcccgcggaccgggccttgctggtacccaCTCGCTCTattctgttcttcaacttacggttctCTATAGCTGGAGAAAATGCTACTATGTTCCCATAGTTCAcatctgaattcaaggcagctgtagcggcctcattgataaccaaggggctaaggccctgcacaaaccacTGTACTCTAGCCTCTATAGTAGGCAACATAAGAATGGCCAATTTAGACAGACgtgcgaactccatgtgatactcccacgcACTCTTACTACCTTTcttaaggttctcaaactctgcggcatGTGCTGCCCTAGTCTCGTCcagcaagaaatggtctatgaaaGTGTCAACAAACTCACTCCaactcgctggagggctcccctcctcccgagagtcctcccacatctcaaaccgaGAATACGCCACCACTTTCAGGCGGTAGgcagccaactccactccctccgtctcagtagcgcgcataacccggagagtcttatgcatctcatcaatgaagtcctatgggtcctccttgggattaGCTCctgtgaacaccggaggatccaacagaagaaacatgttcaccctggaaccactagaatccccttgttaGCTAGAAGaaatgggtgcaacatttgatctctgggcttgagaagccactatctgtgtcagcaTCTGGATAGCTCCCGTAAGATCCCCGTCAGAAATACCAAAACCAGAAGctagggctggaggtggaaccggAATATTAGTTGGAGGAACCGCTACACCCgcagtaggtgtaggaactgtTGTGGCTtggtcaggtgtagtggaatcaggcagtgtgGTAGTTAGGGGATTATCCccacccctcgggtattcacccgcaTAACCAAACAAAGGGTCAACTACCACTCCTGAGGTGACATTGGCTCATTGGctagttcttgctctcttcttaggtgccatgtgctgaaagttaaaggaatgcacgagttagaggaggaacggtttcacaatcagtttcatcgcacgatccagaatatcaaagaaggatgtttatcctaaatgtccaagtagcctccaacttatagatatggtcgacaacatACCAATAAGGAGGACTTTACTAGACACAACTACGAGACATCATAGGACACTTTAagaccttaggctctgatactaagtttatcatgccccaaactcggggagcgcgaccggcgctcaaccgagagaacccggccgagcaagcctgtaagatttccttctacccaaactcatccatgaataaagaggagatgtactccattaatcaaacactaaaaagattttattaacaactttctTTTCATTCACATTAGCagcatcattcataattttcaaattatTATGAGTTTATTGAATTAATGAGAAACataatttccaaataccaacatttctagttcgattcccaacatcaaccacaacctgtctacggagattctaaatacaatagaagggtaatatggaaatgcctgcaataaggccccgactatacctcaaaacacagtacatgagaaacaaaagatacatgaccccgaaatgaagtggggctcaccaagtctgctgggaagaggatgtaccactatcactgatcaacactgcctgctatggaaccacctgcattcatctaaagatgcagcgccccggccAAAGGGACGTTAGAACTTTCGAAcggtactagtatgtaaaacgaaacaccatctcaatagaatgaataataatacaaaggggaacaatcaagaattcattaagagcttcaaacaatactaaaacatcaagttaaggatcacataagtgttcaagtcaatttccatgttattaggatgggtgatctttagtgccgatatacc is drawn from Nicotiana tomentosiformis chromosome 12, ASM39032v3, whole genome shotgun sequence and contains these coding sequences:
- the LOC138902779 gene encoding uncharacterized protein; protein product: MHKTLRVMRATETEGVELAAYRLKVVAYSRFEMWEDSREEGSPPASWSEFVDTFIDHFLLDETRAAHAAEFENLKKGSKSAWEYHMEFARLSKLAILMLPTIEARVQWFVQGLSPLVINEAATAALNSDVNYGNIVAFSPAIENRKLKNRIERVGTSKARSAGIFGDSFGVGRSAFRGGSSGPSQYFSQSSASALPAGPSQ